A single Curtobacterium sp. MCSS17_015 DNA region contains:
- a CDS encoding acyl-CoA carboxylase subunit epsilon: MSPRHAAAVPADEPTSVADVRVVGGDPTPEELAAVIAVLQRQADEAAAAGRARAEDSPRSGWDASARGMRRPLHQGTWSRSLR; the protein is encoded by the coding sequence GTGAGCCCGCGTCACGCTGCCGCCGTCCCGGCCGACGAACCCACGTCGGTCGCGGACGTCCGCGTCGTCGGGGGCGACCCGACGCCCGAGGAACTCGCCGCCGTCATCGCGGTCCTGCAGCGGCAGGCCGACGAGGCCGCGGCCGCCGGCCGGGCCCGTGCGGAGGACTCGCCGAGGTCGGGCTGGGACGCTTCCGCCCGGGGCATGCGTCGACCGCTGCACCAGGGCACCTGGAGTCGGTCGCTGCGCTGA
- a CDS encoding biotin carboxylase N-terminal domain-containing protein, producing the protein MPRISKVLIANRGEIAVRIIRAARDAGKASVAVYADQDRDALHARLADEAYALNGTTSADTYLVIEKIISVARRSGADAVHPGYGFLAENADFARAVIDAGLAWIGPSPESIERLGDKVSARHVAEKVGAPLAPGTIEPVQDVSEVVAFADEVGLPVAIKAAFGGGGRGLKVARTRDEIESQFESATREAIAAFGRGECFVEKYLDKPRHVETQCLADMHGNVVVVSTRDCSLQRRHQKLVEEAPAPYLTAAQTTALYESSKAILREVGYLGAGTCEFLIGADGTVSFLEVNTRLQVEHCVSEEVTGIDLVREQFRLAEGGVLDYEDPTPRGHSFEFRINGEDPGRNFFPAPGPVHVFNAPSGPGVRVDSGVVSGDVVSGSFDSMLAKLIVTGATRAEALERSRRALAEFEVAGLPTVIPFHRAVVADPAFATDDTTPFSVYTQWIETDFANDIPAWSGEPEALPVPAERDSVVVEVQGKRIEVTMPSIVGGGAGGARRPSGPSAPPKRRSSAVKGGRAASGSSVASPMQATVVKLAVAEGDTVVKGDLLVVLEAMKMEQPVQAHKDGVVTGLNAPVGQTVSSGHVLLEIA; encoded by the coding sequence ATGCCCCGCATCAGCAAGGTCCTCATCGCGAACCGCGGCGAGATCGCCGTCCGCATCATCCGCGCGGCCCGTGACGCGGGCAAGGCCTCGGTCGCGGTCTACGCCGACCAGGACCGCGACGCCCTGCACGCCCGCCTCGCCGACGAGGCCTACGCGCTGAACGGCACCACGAGCGCCGACACCTACCTGGTGATCGAGAAGATCATCTCGGTCGCTCGCCGGTCCGGCGCCGACGCGGTGCACCCGGGCTACGGCTTCCTCGCCGAGAACGCGGACTTCGCCCGCGCGGTCATCGACGCCGGCCTCGCCTGGATCGGCCCCTCGCCGGAGTCCATCGAGCGCCTCGGCGACAAGGTCTCCGCCCGGCACGTGGCCGAGAAGGTCGGCGCGCCGCTCGCCCCGGGAACGATCGAGCCCGTGCAGGACGTCTCCGAGGTCGTCGCCTTCGCCGACGAGGTCGGGCTGCCCGTCGCGATCAAGGCCGCGTTCGGTGGCGGTGGCCGCGGGCTCAAGGTCGCGCGCACCCGGGACGAGATCGAGTCCCAGTTCGAGTCCGCCACGCGGGAGGCCATCGCCGCCTTCGGTCGTGGCGAGTGCTTCGTCGAGAAGTACCTCGACAAGCCGCGGCACGTCGAGACCCAGTGCCTGGCCGACATGCACGGCAACGTCGTCGTCGTCTCCACCCGCGACTGCTCCCTGCAGCGTCGCCACCAGAAGCTCGTCGAGGAAGCCCCGGCCCCGTACCTCACGGCGGCGCAGACGACCGCCCTGTACGAGTCGTCGAAGGCCATCCTGCGCGAGGTCGGCTACCTCGGTGCCGGCACGTGCGAGTTCCTCATCGGTGCCGACGGCACCGTGTCCTTCCTCGAGGTGAACACCCGGCTGCAGGTCGAGCACTGCGTGTCGGAGGAAGTGACCGGCATCGACCTCGTCCGCGAGCAGTTCCGGCTCGCCGAAGGTGGCGTGCTCGACTACGAGGACCCGACCCCGCGCGGACACTCCTTCGAGTTCCGCATCAACGGCGAGGACCCGGGTCGCAACTTCTTCCCCGCGCCGGGCCCCGTGCACGTGTTCAACGCCCCGTCCGGTCCGGGCGTCCGCGTCGACTCGGGCGTCGTGTCGGGCGACGTCGTCTCCGGATCGTTCGACTCGATGCTCGCGAAGCTCATCGTCACCGGTGCCACCCGTGCCGAGGCGCTCGAGCGCTCCCGCCGCGCCCTCGCCGAGTTCGAGGTCGCCGGGCTCCCCACCGTCATCCCGTTCCACCGCGCGGTCGTCGCGGACCCGGCCTTCGCCACGGACGACACGACGCCGTTCTCCGTGTACACGCAGTGGATCGAGACCGACTTCGCGAACGACATCCCGGCGTGGAGCGGGGAGCCCGAGGCGTTGCCCGTCCCCGCCGAGCGCGACAGCGTCGTGGTCGAGGTGCAGGGCAAGCGCATCGAGGTCACCATGCCCTCGATCGTCGGCGGCGGTGCCGGCGGTGCCCGTCGTCCGTCCGGGCCCTCGGCTCCCCCGAAGCGCCGCTCCTCCGCCGTCAAGGGTGGTCGTGCGGCGTCGGGTTCGTCGGTCGCGTCCCCGATGCAGGCCACCGTCGTGAAGCTCGCGGTCGCGGAAGGCGACACCGTCGTGAAGGGCGACCTGCTCGTCGTCCTCGAGGCGATGAAGATGGAGCAGCCCGTCCAGGCGCACAAGGACGGCGTCGTGACCGGCCTCAACGCCCCCGTCGGCCAGACGGTCTCCTCCGGTCACGTCCTGCTCGAGATCGCGTAG
- a CDS encoding TRAM domain-containing protein yields the protein MGESVGTLLELDVTGIAHGGISVARHEGRVVFVSDAVPGERVVARVTEDRKKPFWRADTVQVLDPSEHRVDHVWPEAALERDPAVRPGGAEFGHIALAHQRTLKRDVLVDSFSRFGRVDLDEMLGAPVLVESAPGDDEVNGLGWRTRLRLHVDADGTPGPFAARSHTVVPVTSLPLATAAVQESAPIARGSMPGAEVVDVLSPSGSEGARLVIDAQRPTVVHEIVGERTFAVDDDGFWQVHRQAPAVLTAAVQDLLDRERLDPEGQHLDLYGGVGLLAAALADVGGPRARVTSVESAARATEHAQENLSEWIGARAETGRVDRWLARTVDTASRPERERFRAGTVVLDPPRAGAGRDVVVSVAALQPAQVVYVACDPVALARDVATFADLGYRLEALRAFDLFPHTHHLEAVARLVPVA from the coding sequence ATGGGTGAATCCGTCGGCACACTGCTCGAACTCGACGTCACCGGGATCGCCCACGGCGGCATCTCGGTGGCACGGCACGAGGGGCGCGTGGTGTTCGTCTCGGACGCGGTCCCGGGGGAGCGGGTCGTCGCCCGGGTGACGGAGGACCGGAAGAAGCCGTTCTGGCGCGCCGACACCGTGCAGGTCCTCGACCCGAGCGAGCACCGGGTCGACCACGTCTGGCCCGAGGCGGCCCTCGAGCGCGACCCCGCGGTGCGCCCGGGCGGCGCGGAGTTCGGGCACATCGCCCTCGCCCACCAGCGCACCTTGAAGCGGGACGTCCTGGTCGACTCGTTCTCCCGGTTCGGCCGTGTCGACCTCGACGAGATGCTCGGCGCACCGGTGCTCGTCGAGTCGGCTCCCGGCGACGACGAGGTGAACGGCCTCGGCTGGCGTACCCGCCTGCGGCTCCACGTCGACGCCGACGGCACCCCCGGCCCCTTCGCCGCCCGCTCGCACACCGTCGTCCCCGTGACCTCGCTGCCGCTGGCCACGGCGGCCGTCCAGGAGTCCGCCCCGATCGCCCGCGGCTCGATGCCCGGCGCGGAGGTCGTCGACGTCCTGAGCCCGAGCGGCTCCGAGGGTGCCCGCCTCGTCATCGACGCGCAGCGTCCCACCGTGGTGCACGAGATCGTCGGCGAGCGGACCTTCGCCGTTGACGACGACGGGTTCTGGCAGGTGCACCGGCAGGCCCCCGCCGTGCTCACCGCCGCCGTGCAGGACCTGCTCGACCGTGAGCGGCTCGACCCGGAGGGGCAGCACCTCGACCTGTACGGCGGGGTCGGCCTCCTCGCCGCCGCCCTCGCCGACGTCGGCGGTCCCCGCGCCCGCGTCACGAGCGTCGAGAGCGCCGCCCGGGCGACGGAGCACGCGCAGGAGAACCTGTCCGAGTGGATCGGCGCCCGCGCCGAGACCGGTCGCGTCGACCGATGGCTCGCCCGGACCGTGGACACCGCCTCCCGTCCGGAACGGGAGCGCTTCCGCGCCGGCACCGTCGTCCTCGACCCGCCCCGCGCCGGTGCCGGCCGTGACGTCGTCGTCTCCGTCGCGGCGCTGCAGCCGGCCCAGGTCGTCTACGTGGCGTGCGACCCGGTCGCGCTGGCCCGCGACGTCGCCACCTTCGCGGACCTCGGCTACCGCCTGGAGGCCCTCCGCGCGTTCGACCTCTTCCCGCACACCCACCACCTGGAGGCCGTGGCGCGTCTGGTGCCGGTCGCCTGA
- a CDS encoding ATP-binding protein — translation MTTDAAADAGPGAARRPPHPGSGAAVGQRVRPGDDPGTGTSPSGMTDPSRSVRATITQASLGRAFTILMAIAAIGFGAVNTPSLFRQLPSLDPFWAPATTIVVGLSLLVVGASAFAQRWAQPAQIVCAVLFLVALVTFPLTVREPLSAADIPWPWWLCNVGTIAASLSFATWRAAVYNALVPIVYILLRLSPAGGAVGLQRALLDGVYTAVLGIAALVLIVVLRRAAAAVDVAQATAVRRYSRAIREHATEVERVQVDAIVHDSVLTTLLSAARADTLEAKTLAARMARNAIDHLAAAAADGPGEDPVVPFHALRERITASVSALAAPVEVRTAPTDGPAVPASAADALASAALQAAVNSVQHAGNDVSRWVTIDADDASVRVEVADDGAGFDRDAVPAERLGVRRSIVERMAAAAGAAEVLTAPGSGTRVVLRWPAPRTEPATGDVA, via the coding sequence GTGACCACCGACGCCGCGGCGGACGCCGGGCCGGGAGCGGCCCGGCGTCCGCCGCACCCGGGGTCCGGCGCAGCCGTCGGACAACGCGTGCGACCGGGGGACGACCCGGGGACGGGCACGTCGCCCTCGGGCATGACCGACCCGTCGCGGTCGGTGCGCGCGACGATCACGCAGGCCTCGCTGGGCCGGGCGTTCACGATCCTCATGGCGATCGCCGCGATCGGCTTCGGCGCCGTGAACACCCCGTCGTTGTTCCGGCAGCTGCCGTCCCTCGACCCGTTCTGGGCGCCGGCGACGACCATCGTGGTCGGGCTCTCGCTCCTCGTCGTCGGTGCGTCGGCGTTCGCGCAGCGCTGGGCCCAGCCCGCGCAGATCGTCTGTGCGGTGCTGTTCCTCGTCGCGCTCGTCACCTTCCCCCTGACCGTCCGCGAGCCGCTCTCCGCCGCGGACATCCCGTGGCCGTGGTGGCTCTGCAACGTCGGCACCATCGCCGCGTCGCTCAGCTTCGCCACCTGGCGGGCAGCGGTCTACAACGCGCTCGTGCCGATCGTGTACATCCTGCTGCGGCTCTCGCCCGCCGGCGGGGCGGTCGGTCTGCAGCGGGCGTTGCTCGACGGCGTGTACACCGCCGTCCTCGGCATCGCGGCGCTCGTGCTCATCGTGGTGCTCCGCCGTGCGGCCGCAGCGGTGGACGTGGCACAGGCGACCGCGGTGCGGCGCTACTCGCGGGCGATCCGTGAGCACGCGACCGAGGTCGAGCGCGTCCAGGTCGACGCGATCGTGCACGACAGCGTGCTGACGACCCTGCTGTCCGCGGCGCGGGCGGACACCCTCGAGGCGAAGACCCTCGCGGCGCGGATGGCACGCAACGCGATCGACCACCTCGCGGCGGCGGCGGCGGACGGCCCCGGCGAGGACCCGGTCGTGCCGTTCCACGCGCTCCGTGAGCGCATCACCGCCTCGGTCTCAGCGCTCGCCGCCCCCGTCGAGGTGCGCACGGCGCCGACCGACGGCCCGGCCGTCCCGGCCTCCGCCGCCGACGCGCTCGCGTCCGCGGCACTGCAGGCCGCGGTGAACAGCGTCCAGCACGCGGGGAACGACGTGTCGCGGTGGGTGACGATCGACGCCGACGACGCGTCCGTCCGCGTGGAGGTCGCCGACGACGGCGCGGGGTTCGACCGGGACGCCGTGCCAGCGGAGCGACTGGGGGTCCGACGGTCGATCGTCGAGCGCATGGCCGCTGCGGCCGGCGCGGCCGAGGTGCTGACGGCACCGGGCTCCGGCACGCGGGTCGTGCTCCGGTGGCCGGCGCCCCGCACGGAGCCCGCGACGGGAGACGTCGCATGA
- a CDS encoding PH domain-containing protein has protein sequence MTDEPPPELVVARLRPHARRLVRPAVFVVLVAAAGGFGFGVFRAELAWVNAVVAVAAVALVVLGGVVPLLRWLSQRYVVTTRRLVVVHGLGTRTRRELLHSRGYDVTVRRRGAQGLFRSGDVLVFPGDDPALVLSDVPHADLVVAVLHDLVEAHEARRRHREPDWDDIVRGTARHDG, from the coding sequence ATGACCGACGAGCCACCGCCCGAGCTGGTCGTGGCACGGCTCCGGCCGCACGCCCGACGGCTCGTCCGCCCGGCGGTGTTCGTCGTGCTAGTCGCCGCCGCGGGTGGGTTCGGGTTCGGCGTGTTCCGTGCCGAACTGGCCTGGGTCAACGCCGTCGTCGCGGTGGCGGCCGTCGCGCTCGTCGTCCTCGGCGGGGTCGTCCCCCTCCTGCGCTGGCTGTCGCAGCGGTACGTCGTCACCACCCGGCGACTCGTCGTCGTGCACGGCCTCGGGACCCGGACCCGACGCGAGCTCCTGCACTCGCGCGGGTACGACGTGACCGTCCGTCGCCGCGGTGCCCAGGGCCTGTTCCGGTCCGGTGACGTGCTCGTGTTCCCAGGGGACGACCCCGCCCTCGTGCTCAGCGACGTCCCACACGCCGACCTCGTCGTCGCGGTGCTGCACGACCTGGTCGAGGCGCACGAGGCCCGTCGGCGGCACCGCGAACCGGACTGGGACGACATCGTGAGGGGCACTGCCCGGCACGACGGGTAG
- a CDS encoding nucleoside triphosphate pyrophosphatase has translation MRLYLASTSPARRALLAQAGIDPVLVSPGVDEDAVGLAERDRLGRELTGPELVALLAVAKASAVADGAVTTAGPLDGFVFGGDSAFEVDGQLYGKPHDPAVARRRWRQMLEAGGGTLWSGHCVIDRRAGGGPTVSGPGGAVTSGDGPPVRPVAGSGMSAGSDAVASLGAVAPGGSALVTDGDRVVAVDSAVLTFADDVSPAEIDAYVATGEPLEVAGAFTIDGRAAAYITRIDGAPSAVVGLSLPVLRSMLRTGFGIAWHDLWAL, from the coding sequence ATGCGTCTGTACCTCGCGAGCACCTCCCCCGCCCGCCGTGCGCTCCTGGCGCAGGCCGGGATCGACCCCGTGCTCGTCTCGCCCGGCGTGGACGAGGACGCCGTCGGGCTCGCCGAGCGGGACCGCCTCGGTCGCGAGCTCACCGGTCCGGAGCTCGTCGCCCTGCTCGCCGTGGCCAAGGCGTCCGCCGTCGCCGACGGTGCGGTGACGACCGCCGGCCCGCTCGACGGCTTCGTCTTCGGCGGCGACTCCGCGTTCGAGGTGGACGGGCAGCTGTACGGCAAGCCGCACGACCCGGCGGTCGCGCGGCGACGGTGGCGGCAGATGCTCGAGGCCGGCGGCGGCACGCTGTGGAGCGGACACTGCGTCATCGACCGACGCGCCGGTGGCGGACCGACCGTGTCGGGGCCGGGAGGCGCGGTGACGTCGGGTGACGGGCCTCCCGTCCGACCGGTGGCCGGGTCCGGCATGTCCGCCGGGTCCGACGCGGTGGCGTCCCTGGGCGCGGTCGCGCCGGGCGGGTCCGCGCTCGTCACCGACGGCGACCGCGTGGTCGCGGTCGACAGCGCCGTCCTCACGTTCGCCGACGACGTCTCCCCGGCCGAGATCGACGCGTACGTCGCCACCGGCGAGCCGCTCGAGGTCGCCGGCGCGTTCACGATCGACGGTCGCGCCGCGGCGTACATCACGCGGATCGACGGAGCCCCCTCCGCCGTCGTCGGCCTGTCGCTCCCGGTCCTCCGTTCGATGCTGCGCACGGGCTTCGGGATCGCCTGGCACGACCTCTGGGCCCTGTAG
- a CDS encoding acyl-CoA carboxylase subunit beta codes for MTTGDTPDLSTTAGRLADLRDRYHEAVTAAGEAAIAKQHAKGKMTARERIEQLLDENSFVELDEFVRHRTHAFGMESKRPYGDAVVTGHGTIHGRQVAVYAQDFTVFGGSLGEVAGEKIVKVMEHALKTGVPIIGILDSGGARIQEGVVALGKYGEIFRLNTAASGVIPQISIVMGPAAGGAVYSPALTDFVIMVDKTSHMFVTGPDVIKTVTGEDVGFEELGGAHTHNAVSGVAHYLAEDETDALDYARSLIGFLPDNNLSDPPSYDVAPELETTDADRELDVVIPDSTNQPYDVTTIIEHVVDDGEFLEVQPLFAPNIMIGFGRVEGRTVGIIANQPQAMAGTLNIDAGEKAARFVRFCDAFGIPILTLVDVPGYLPGTDQEWTGVIRRGAKLLYAYAEATVPLVTVITRKAYGGAYIVMGSKQLGADINLAWPTAEIAVMGGQGAVNILYRSEIKRAEEAGEDVAAVRTKLANEYTYNVASPYLAAERGELDGIIQPHATRVSVIKALRALRGKRASLPPKKHGNIPL; via the coding sequence GTGACCACAGGAGACACCCCCGATCTCTCGACGACCGCCGGCCGTCTCGCCGACCTCCGCGACCGGTACCACGAGGCCGTGACCGCCGCGGGCGAGGCCGCGATCGCGAAGCAGCACGCCAAGGGCAAGATGACCGCCAGGGAGCGCATCGAGCAGCTCCTCGACGAGAACTCCTTCGTGGAGCTCGACGAGTTCGTCCGCCACCGCACCCACGCGTTCGGGATGGAGTCGAAGCGCCCGTACGGCGACGCGGTCGTCACCGGACACGGCACGATCCACGGCCGACAGGTCGCGGTGTACGCGCAGGACTTCACCGTCTTCGGCGGCTCCCTCGGCGAGGTCGCCGGCGAGAAGATCGTCAAGGTGATGGAGCACGCGCTGAAGACGGGTGTGCCGATCATCGGCATCCTCGACTCCGGCGGCGCCCGGATCCAGGAGGGGGTGGTCGCCCTCGGCAAGTACGGTGAGATCTTCCGCCTCAACACCGCTGCCTCCGGCGTCATCCCGCAGATCTCGATCGTGATGGGACCGGCGGCCGGTGGCGCGGTGTACTCCCCCGCCCTCACCGACTTCGTCATCATGGTCGACAAGACCAGCCACATGTTCGTCACCGGTCCGGACGTCATCAAGACGGTCACCGGCGAGGACGTCGGCTTCGAGGAGCTCGGCGGCGCGCACACCCACAACGCGGTCTCGGGCGTCGCGCACTACCTTGCCGAGGACGAGACCGATGCGCTGGACTACGCGCGCTCGCTCATCGGGTTCCTGCCGGACAACAACCTGTCCGACCCGCCGAGCTACGACGTCGCGCCCGAGCTCGAGACGACCGACGCCGACCGCGAGCTCGACGTCGTGATCCCGGACTCGACGAACCAGCCGTACGACGTCACGACGATCATCGAGCACGTCGTGGACGACGGCGAGTTCCTCGAGGTGCAGCCGCTCTTCGCGCCGAACATCATGATCGGCTTCGGCCGCGTCGAGGGCCGTACCGTCGGCATCATCGCGAACCAGCCGCAGGCGATGGCCGGCACGCTGAACATCGACGCCGGTGAGAAGGCCGCGCGCTTCGTCCGGTTCTGCGACGCCTTCGGGATCCCGATCCTGACCCTCGTCGACGTCCCCGGGTACCTGCCGGGCACCGACCAGGAGTGGACCGGCGTCATCCGCCGTGGCGCGAAGCTGCTGTACGCGTACGCCGAGGCCACCGTGCCGCTCGTGACCGTCATCACCCGCAAGGCGTACGGCGGCGCGTACATCGTCATGGGCTCGAAGCAGCTCGGCGCCGACATCAACCTGGCGTGGCCGACCGCCGAGATCGCGGTCATGGGCGGCCAGGGCGCGGTCAACATCCTCTACCGCAGCGAGATCAAGCGTGCGGAGGAGGCCGGCGAGGACGTCGCCGCGGTCCGCACCAAGCTCGCGAACGAGTACACGTACAACGTCGCGTCGCCGTACCTCGCAGCGGAGCGCGGTGAGCTCGACGGCATCATCCAGCCGCACGCGACCCGTGTGTCGGTCATCAAGGCGCTCCGGGCCCTGCGCGGCAAGCGGGCGAGCCTGCCGCCGAAGAAGCACGGGAACATCCCGCTGTGA
- a CDS encoding biotin--[acetyl-CoA-carboxylase] ligase: MSTPVAPSFPRARAAVEATGATFTATATTGSTNADLLVAAPGLRSGSVVVTLDQTAGRGRLDRTWEAPAGQTLAASVLVRADLEPRERGWLPLVAGAAVRDAVVNALSGHGHGHGHGHEDPRPTERRVLVKWPNDVLVDGRKVSGVLCQVARDGSVVVGVGVNLTIPADALPTPTATSLLVAGATEPATTLADAVLTDLWTGLQEAVAGLATPGAAAESVRSHVRAVCGTIGQRVRLELPDGSIVEADATGVDDDGRITIRDRSGVPRGVAVGDVTHLRYA, from the coding sequence ATGTCCACACCGGTCGCGCCCTCCTTCCCCCGTGCCCGTGCCGCCGTCGAGGCCACCGGCGCCACCTTCACGGCGACCGCGACCACCGGTTCGACCAACGCGGACCTCCTGGTCGCCGCCCCCGGGCTGCGTTCCGGCAGCGTCGTCGTCACGCTCGACCAGACCGCGGGGCGGGGGCGCCTGGACCGCACCTGGGAGGCCCCGGCGGGACAGACCCTGGCCGCCAGCGTCCTCGTCCGTGCCGACCTCGAGCCGCGTGAGCGCGGGTGGTTGCCCCTCGTCGCCGGCGCCGCGGTCCGGGACGCGGTCGTCAACGCGCTGTCCGGGCACGGGCACGGGCACGGTCACGGTCACGAGGACCCTCGACCGACCGAACGGCGCGTCCTCGTGAAGTGGCCGAACGACGTCCTCGTCGACGGCCGCAAGGTCTCCGGCGTGCTCTGCCAGGTCGCGCGCGACGGCTCGGTCGTGGTCGGCGTCGGGGTGAACCTCACGATCCCCGCGGACGCGCTGCCCACCCCGACCGCGACCTCGCTGCTCGTCGCCGGTGCCACCGAGCCGGCCACGACGCTCGCCGACGCCGTCCTGACGGACCTCTGGACGGGCCTCCAGGAGGCGGTCGCCGGCCTGGCGACGCCGGGCGCGGCCGCCGAGTCGGTCCGTTCCCACGTGCGCGCGGTCTGCGGAACGATCGGCCAGCGGGTGCGGCTCGAGCTGCCGGACGGGTCGATCGTCGAGGCCGACGCCACCGGTGTCGACGACGACGGTCGGATCACGATCCGGGACCGGAGCGGCGTCCCCAGGGGCGTCGCGGTGGGGGACGTCACCCACCTGCGCTATGCATGA
- a CDS encoding response regulator transcription factor: MVDDHESVRLGIQAACQNEGFEVVLTAASVPEYIAQLGGREVDVVVLDLSLGDGSTVTENVKGVQGTGSAVLVHSIADRVANVREALAAGAAGVIPKSSATKTVMAAVATVARGDVLNNLEWASAIDADRDFAKAQLGRREREILHLYASGLPLKLAAQQLGIGYSTAREYLDRIRVKYVEVGRPAPTKVDLLRRAVEDGILPGLDSGIDPDGDGR; encoded by the coding sequence ATCGTCGACGACCACGAGTCGGTCCGACTGGGGATCCAGGCCGCGTGTCAGAACGAGGGGTTCGAGGTGGTCCTCACCGCCGCGAGCGTCCCGGAGTACATCGCGCAGCTCGGTGGGCGTGAGGTCGACGTCGTCGTCCTCGACCTGTCGCTCGGCGACGGTTCGACGGTGACCGAGAACGTCAAGGGCGTGCAGGGGACCGGCTCGGCCGTCCTCGTGCACAGCATCGCCGACCGGGTGGCGAACGTCCGCGAGGCGCTGGCGGCAGGGGCCGCCGGTGTCATCCCGAAGTCCTCCGCCACCAAGACCGTGATGGCCGCCGTCGCGACCGTGGCCCGCGGTGACGTCCTCAACAACCTCGAGTGGGCGAGTGCGATCGACGCCGACCGGGACTTCGCGAAGGCGCAGCTCGGCCGCCGCGAGCGCGAGATCCTGCACCTGTACGCATCGGGTCTGCCGCTCAAGCTGGCGGCCCAGCAGCTCGGGATCGGGTACTCCACGGCCCGCGAGTACCTCGACCGCATCCGCGTGAAGTACGTGGAGGTCGGTCGTCCCGCGCCCACCAAGGTCGACCTCCTGCGCCGCGCGGTGGAGGACGGGATCCTGCCCGGGCTCGACTCCGGCATCGACCCCGACGGCGATGGTCGCTGA